A single window of Methanomassiliicoccaceae archaeon DNA harbors:
- a CDS encoding MBL fold metallo-hydrolase, translated as MGLFEAHVLASGSDGNCTIIESDGEAIMIDAGISCRRIMALMDQEGVDPTSIKAMLLTHEHSDHVSGAGATARKLDIPVYCNRPTFESCTLGQIDFRQISTGTPFDLCGMRITPLPTSHNAAEPNAFMTEIDGTRILVATDTGKLTYQVEHALSMSDLAIIESNYDSRMLTDGPYPPSLKRLIGSDIGHLSNVACANAIMRTKREGRKVFLAHLSKTNNTPDTARDTVSRIIGEKRLNIDCLEFPGDTRTIRAKA; from the coding sequence ATGGGATTATTCGAAGCGCATGTTCTGGCCAGTGGCAGCGACGGAAACTGTACTATCATAGAGTCGGACGGCGAGGCGATCATGATAGATGCGGGCATCAGTTGCCGCAGGATAATGGCGCTGATGGACCAGGAGGGCGTAGACCCGACGTCCATCAAGGCGATGCTGCTTACCCACGAGCACAGCGACCACGTCTCCGGCGCGGGGGCGACCGCCAGGAAGCTCGACATCCCGGTATACTGCAACAGGCCGACCTTCGAATCCTGTACTTTAGGCCAGATAGACTTCCGTCAGATATCGACCGGAACGCCGTTCGATCTGTGCGGCATGAGGATAACTCCGCTTCCGACATCTCACAACGCGGCAGAACCCAACGCATTCATGACCGAGATCGATGGCACAAGGATCCTTGTGGCGACCGACACGGGCAAGCTGACCTATCAGGTGGAGCACGCGCTGTCGATGTCGGACCTGGCAATAATCGAGTCGAACTATGACAGCCGCATGCTGACCGACGGGCCGTATCCGCCGAGCCTCAAAAGGCTTATCGGCAGCGATATCGGGCATCTTTCGAACGTAGCCTGCGCCAACGCGATAATGCGTACGAAACGGGAGGGGCGCAAAGTATTCCTGGCTCATCTGAGCAAAACCAACAACACGCCCGACACGGCCCGCGACACGGTGTCCCGGATCATCGGCGAGAAACGTCTCAACATAGACTGCCTGGAGTTCCCCGGCGATACAAGGACCATCAGGGCGAAGGCCTGA
- a CDS encoding CBS domain-containing protein, which translates to MTQLKVRDLMTTQVVTLKPGDTVKRATIKFAVDNISGAPVVDNRNHLVGIISEDDILNLIVRRQEKMGTGGGKMLSYPMDSEIENVALQDAADEVSNTKVEDIMTRSVLTTTPDAVIVDVLKAMLERKINRVPVLEKGVLVGIISRGDIVFHIYKKKV; encoded by the coding sequence ATGACGCAGCTCAAAGTGAGGGATCTCATGACGACGCAGGTCGTCACGCTCAAACCGGGAGACACCGTCAAGCGCGCGACCATCAAATTCGCCGTCGACAATATCTCAGGCGCTCCTGTGGTCGACAACAGGAACCACCTTGTGGGTATAATCAGTGAGGACGATATCCTCAACCTCATTGTCAGACGCCAGGAGAAGATGGGGACAGGGGGCGGGAAAATGCTTTCCTATCCCATGGACTCCGAGATCGAGAACGTAGCTCTCCAGGACGCGGCCGACGAGGTCTCCAACACAAAGGTGGAGGACATAATGACCCGCAGCGTTCTGACCACGACCCCCGACGCGGTCATCGTGGACGTGCTCAAGGCGATGCTCGAGAGGAAGATCAACCGTGTCCCGGTACTGGAGAAAGGCGTCCTCGTAGGGATAATTTCCAGAGGGGACATAGTGTTCCACATTTACAAAAAAAAGGTCTGA